One genomic segment of Streptococcus salivarius includes these proteins:
- the comGF gene encoding competence type IV pilus minor pilin ComGF yields the protein MSLNSKVRAFTLLECLVALLVIAGSVQVYQGLTTVLVSNVKQVKQQENQDWLLFVQQMEAELEGCQLVKVEGNKLYVKQDNQDLAFGLSSATDFRKTNADGRGYQPMLFNVKSSTISQNNQIVTIQVTLKNGLQRSFVYAFEKTG from the coding sequence ATGTCTCTAAATAGTAAGGTTCGCGCCTTTACCCTCTTGGAATGTCTAGTGGCCTTGTTGGTGATTGCTGGTTCAGTCCAAGTTTATCAAGGTCTGACTACAGTATTGGTGAGCAATGTTAAGCAGGTCAAGCAACAAGAAAACCAAGACTGGCTTCTATTTGTCCAACAAATGGAGGCAGAATTAGAAGGTTGTCAGTTGGTAAAGGTAGAGGGGAACAAACTCTATGTCAAGCAAGATAATCAAGACCTGGCTTTTGGACTCTCAAGTGCGACTGATTTTCGAAAAACAAATGCTGACGGTCGAGGCTACCAACCAATGCTTTTCAATGTAAAATCTAGTACGATTAGTCAAAATAACCAGATAGTCACCATCCAAGTGACTCTAAAAAACGGGCTACAAAGGAGTTTTGTTTATGCTTTTGAAAAAACAGGTTAG
- a CDS encoding CPBP family intramembrane glutamic endopeptidase, whose amino-acid sequence MFKQVMKKIGVIVLALTLLILDLTLLGAFPLLTQDGKFSLVEQIGYGIWALGSLTIFIVIAYRFKLLSLKEINWRRLVAIASLNLVIFFLGDLLGYFIGQLTHNATMENQDALNKIFIHVPFYLHLVVVGFIIPIMEEIIFRGLLAKVLFGKYFKTGLVISSLLFMAGHSAFTLQTIVIYGVMSAGLAITYYKTKRIEYSMGVHILNNSISVLLSLFV is encoded by the coding sequence ATGTTTAAACAAGTCATGAAGAAAATTGGTGTTATTGTTTTAGCGCTCACTCTACTAATCTTAGATTTAACACTATTAGGTGCTTTCCCGCTACTTACTCAGGATGGTAAGTTTTCACTTGTGGAGCAAATAGGTTACGGTATTTGGGCATTAGGGAGTTTGACTATTTTTATCGTGATTGCTTATAGATTTAAACTTTTATCGCTTAAAGAGATTAATTGGAGACGTCTCGTTGCGATTGCTTCTCTTAATCTCGTCATCTTTTTCCTAGGTGATCTTCTAGGGTATTTTATTGGTCAGTTAACACACAATGCGACTATGGAAAATCAAGATGCTTTAAATAAGATATTTATTCACGTACCATTCTATCTTCACCTAGTAGTCGTCGGTTTTATTATTCCGATTATGGAAGAAATCATTTTTAGGGGACTCTTAGCCAAGGTGCTCTTTGGAAAATACTTTAAGACGGGTCTTGTTATTTCCAGTCTTCTCTTTATGGCTGGTCACTCAGCATTTACGCTTCAGACAATTGTCATCTATGGTGTTATGTCAGCTGGTCTTGCGATAACATATTATAAGACTAAGCGTATCGAGTACAGTATGGGTGTTCATATCTTAAACAATAGCATAAGTGTACTACTCAGTCTTTTCGTTTAA
- the comGD gene encoding competence type IV pilus minor pilin ComGD — protein sequence MRNMVAKAAQWPIRAFTLLESLVTLAVVAFLTLSLSGSVTGIFQQVETNLFYLRFEYLYRDSQRLAAAEGSNVELQLSKDKISNGKSSLVIPKNIHLDKGQTLVFDAKGGNSSLTKIRFSSDKEVVTYQLNMGSGKYKKTVS from the coding sequence ATGCGAAACATGGTGGCGAAAGCCGCTCAGTGGCCAATTAGAGCCTTTACCTTGTTGGAGAGTCTGGTGACTCTAGCAGTGGTTGCCTTTCTCACTCTGAGTTTATCAGGCTCAGTCACAGGTATTTTTCAGCAGGTTGAGACTAATCTTTTTTATCTGCGCTTTGAGTACCTATACCGAGATAGTCAGCGCTTGGCAGCGGCGGAAGGGTCCAATGTTGAATTGCAGTTGTCCAAGGATAAAATCAGTAACGGAAAATCCAGTCTGGTGATTCCTAAAAATATACATCTGGATAAGGGGCAGACGCTAGTGTTTGATGCCAAAGGAGGCAACTCTAGCCTCACAAAGATTCGTTTTTCAAGTGATAAGGAGGTGGTGACCTATCAGCTTAACATGGGCAGCGGTAAATATAAAAAGACGGTCTCTTAG
- a CDS encoding IS1182 family transposase has protein sequence MFHKENPEYNRRQVGFYTLDELVPKDHFLRKVEETIDFSFIYDLVEDSYSSDNGRPSLDPVLLVKIPLIQCFYGIRSMRQTIKDIEVNTAYRWFLGLSLDDKVPHFTTYGKNYSRRFENKEVLAHIFSHVLHHVLEAGLIDLSEIFIDGTHIKAAANNHKYKNVVIDQKAKFMSEQLEIEINLDRRKHAKKLLKPAKKSEAKPKKQSTTDPDSGWFHKGEHKEVFAYNAQVACDKHGWALAYTVEAGNIHDSQAFSALFVKLEPFSPEFIIADSGYKTPSIAKFLLEKGITPVFPYTRPRGKKDFLRPKDFVYDEHFDCYLCPENQVLTYRTTTREGYREYKSNPKICKTCPLLAICTESRQNQKVVVRHIWKDALEVCEDIRHQSGMKERYQHRKETIERLFGTAKEYHNLRYTREKGKSKMEDKVGLTLACLNIKKLVKMMTGKTYNFTQISQYYWIIGELGKNIKKTNIKNDVCLHSGSSKFSSFFSFS, from the coding sequence ATGTTTCACAAAGAAAATCCCGAATACAATCGACGTCAAGTAGGATTCTATACGCTTGACGAACTTGTGCCTAAAGACCATTTTCTAAGAAAAGTCGAGGAAACGATTGATTTCTCTTTTATTTATGATCTTGTCGAAGATAGTTATTCCTCGGATAATGGTCGCCCTAGTCTAGACCCCGTTTTATTAGTTAAAATTCCGTTGATTCAATGTTTTTATGGCATTCGTTCTATGCGCCAAACCATTAAAGATATTGAGGTGAATACAGCCTACCGTTGGTTTCTTGGCTTATCTCTGGACGATAAGGTACCACATTTTACAACTTACGGTAAGAACTATAGCCGACGCTTTGAAAACAAGGAAGTGTTAGCACACATTTTTAGTCATGTGCTTCATCATGTTTTGGAAGCGGGGCTCATTGATCTCTCAGAAATCTTCATTGATGGGACCCATATCAAGGCAGCTGCTAATAATCATAAGTACAAAAATGTTGTTATTGATCAAAAAGCTAAATTCATGAGTGAACAACTGGAGATTGAGATTAATTTAGATAGGAGAAAACACGCAAAAAAGCTCTTAAAGCCCGCCAAAAAAAGCGAGGCTAAACCTAAGAAACAATCAACGACGGACCCAGACAGTGGTTGGTTTCATAAGGGAGAACATAAGGAGGTCTTCGCTTACAATGCTCAAGTAGCTTGTGATAAACACGGCTGGGCTTTAGCTTATACGGTTGAAGCAGGAAACATCCATGATAGTCAGGCTTTCTCTGCTCTTTTTGTCAAACTAGAACCATTCTCACCTGAATTCATTATTGCGGATTCAGGCTATAAAACACCTAGTATTGCCAAGTTTCTTCTAGAAAAAGGGATTACACCAGTTTTCCCTTACACTAGACCAAGAGGTAAGAAAGATTTTTTACGTCCAAAAGACTTTGTCTATGACGAGCATTTTGATTGTTATCTTTGTCCTGAGAACCAGGTGTTAACTTATCGTACAACTACACGTGAAGGTTATCGAGAGTATAAAAGTAATCCTAAAATTTGTAAGACCTGTCCCTTGTTAGCTATTTGTACAGAAAGTCGCCAGAACCAAAAAGTTGTTGTGCGTCATATTTGGAAAGATGCCCTAGAAGTCTGTGAAGATATTCGCCATCAAAGTGGTATGAAAGAACGGTATCAACACCGGAAAGAAACGATAGAACGGTTATTCGGAACAGCTAAAGAATATCATAACTTACGTTATACCAGAGAAAAAGGAAAGTCCAAAATGGAGGATAAGGTTGGGCTTACTTTAGCGTGTCTAAATATCAAAAAATTGGTAAAAATGATGACAGGAAAGACCTATAATTTTACCCAAATATCTCAATATTATTGGATTATAGGAGAATTAGGTAAGAATATAAAAAAGACAAACATCAAAAACGATGTTTGTCTTCATTCTGGAAGCTCGAAATTTTCGAGCTTTTTTTCATTTTCTTAA
- a CDS encoding CAAX protease, translating into MLIKMLLGKRKTEDEFKKYITRVACSLFCLGVLGLFVVRSNSLSDYALGLVLGLTLGVYALSIYYFATLTHPKRLHRMYIAAYDERNKQILMASAVATLILEFLLIFALIALYAFVNIQLPYVAVLSVLLYGLVLGFALIRIILSKIG; encoded by the coding sequence ATGTTAATAAAAATGTTATTAGGAAAGAGAAAAACAGAGGATGAGTTTAAGAAATACATTACACGAGTAGCATGTTCTCTTTTTTGCTTGGGTGTTTTGGGATTGTTTGTTGTTCGCTCTAACAGTCTTAGTGATTATGCTCTAGGCTTAGTTTTGGGACTTACCCTTGGGGTTTATGCCTTGTCAATCTATTATTTTGCGACACTTACCCATCCTAAACGCCTTCATCGGATGTATATTGCAGCTTACGATGAGCGAAATAAACAGATTTTAATGGCGTCAGCAGTTGCAACTCTGATTCTAGAGTTTTTGCTTATCTTTGCTTTAATCGCCCTATATGCCTTTGTCAATATTCAGTTGCCCTATGTTGCAGTCTTATCTGTCTTGCTCTATGGCTTAGTATTGGGATTTGCCCTTATTCGTATCATTCTATCTAAAATAGGGTGA
- the comGB gene encoding competence type IV pilus assembly protein ComGB — MPVKISKVIRQPVGTSSWKAWLNKDISLKGISKGKKLKINQQLKVIQLFKQLLKAGFTLTEIVAFLERSHLLKESSLSLMKASLMRGDRLDQMFASVGFSDNIVTQIALADKHGNLLGSLTKIETYMLRMTKVRKKLMEVATYPILLLGFLILIMLGLKNYLLPQLLEGDGKENWAVQLVQIFPQLFFVILCGLLVLSLILYLWVKRQSALVFYRRMAKIPFIGQTVRLYMTAYYAREWGNLLGQGIDLLDLVALMKEQKSKLFRELGADLEEALMLGQSFPDRIASHPFFTKELSLIIAYGEANARLGYELEVYAEEVWQTFFNRLNKATTFVQPLIFVIVAVVIVMIYAAMLLPMYQNMEGMMS, encoded by the coding sequence TTGCCAGTGAAAATTTCCAAAGTCATTCGTCAACCAGTTGGAACCAGCAGTTGGAAGGCTTGGTTAAACAAGGATATCTCACTGAAGGGGATATCCAAGGGGAAAAAATTAAAGATTAATCAGCAACTCAAGGTTATCCAGCTTTTCAAACAACTTTTAAAGGCAGGGTTTACCTTGACTGAAATCGTAGCCTTTTTGGAGCGAAGTCACTTGTTGAAAGAATCGTCCTTGTCTCTTATGAAAGCGAGTTTAATGCGAGGTGACAGGTTGGACCAGATGTTTGCGTCAGTGGGCTTTTCGGACAATATTGTTACTCAGATTGCCCTTGCTGATAAGCACGGTAATCTTCTAGGGAGTTTAACTAAGATTGAAACCTACATGCTTCGTATGACCAAGGTTCGTAAGAAACTCATGGAGGTAGCGACCTACCCTATTCTACTTCTGGGTTTCCTGATTCTGATTATGTTGGGGCTCAAAAATTATCTTCTGCCTCAACTGTTAGAGGGGGATGGTAAGGAGAATTGGGCTGTACAGTTGGTTCAAATTTTTCCCCAGCTCTTTTTTGTGATTTTGTGCGGACTGCTTGTATTAAGCTTAATTCTCTATCTATGGGTGAAACGCCAGTCAGCCCTTGTCTTTTATCGACGAATGGCAAAAATCCCTTTTATAGGCCAAACTGTCAGGCTATATATGACCGCCTATTATGCTAGGGAATGGGGAAATCTCTTAGGGCAAGGTATTGACTTGCTAGACTTAGTTGCCCTAATGAAAGAGCAAAAATCAAAGCTCTTTCGTGAGCTGGGGGCTGATTTAGAAGAAGCCTTGATGCTAGGACAGAGTTTTCCTGACCGTATTGCTAGTCACCCTTTCTTCACTAAGGAACTATCCTTAATTATTGCTTATGGAGAGGCTAATGCTAGGTTGGGCTATGAGTTAGAAGTCTATGCTGAAGAGGTTTGGCAGACTTTCTTCAACCGTCTTAATAAGGCAACAACCTTTGTGCAACCCCTCATTTTTGTTATTGTTGCTGTCGTGATTGTAATGATCTATGCAGCCATGCTATTACCAATGTATCAAAATATGGAAGGAATGATGTCATGA
- a CDS encoding acetate kinase: protein MTKTIAINAGSSSLKWQLYEMPDEVVLAKGLIERIGLKDSVSTVKFDDRSESQTLDIADHVQAVKILLDDLIRFDIIKSYDEITGVGHRVVAGGEYFKESSLVDEDALAKIEELSALAPLHNPGAASGIRAFKELLPDITSVAVFDTAFHTSMPEVAYRYPVPNRYYTDYQVRKYGAHGTSHQYVSQEAAKLLGKPIEETKIITAHVGNGVSITAVDGGKSVDTSMGLTPLGGVMMGTRTGDLDPAIIPFVIDREPEMADAERIRHVFNKESGLLGISEKSSDMRDIIAGKNAGDEKCVLAYNLYVDRLRKYIAQYFGVLNGADAIVFTAGIGENSAEVRASVLDGLTWFGIEVDPEKNVFGHVGDITTAESAVKVFVIPTDEELVIARDVERLKTK, encoded by the coding sequence ATGACAAAAACAATAGCAATTAATGCAGGAAGCTCAAGCTTGAAATGGCAACTATATGAGATGCCAGATGAAGTTGTTCTTGCTAAGGGTTTGATTGAACGTATCGGCTTGAAAGATTCTGTTTCAACAGTAAAATTTGATGACCGTTCAGAATCGCAAACCCTAGATATTGCTGACCATGTTCAGGCAGTAAAAATCTTGCTTGATGATTTGATTCGTTTTGATATTATCAAGAGTTATGATGAAATTACAGGTGTTGGTCACCGTGTGGTTGCTGGTGGAGAATATTTCAAAGAATCAAGCTTGGTGGATGAAGATGCCTTGGCTAAGATTGAAGAATTGTCAGCCTTAGCACCTTTGCACAATCCAGGTGCAGCTTCAGGGATTCGGGCCTTTAAGGAGCTCCTCCCAGATATTACGAGTGTTGCTGTTTTTGATACAGCCTTCCATACGTCTATGCCGGAAGTGGCCTACCGTTATCCAGTGCCTAATCGTTACTATACAGACTACCAAGTCCGTAAGTATGGAGCACACGGAACTAGCCACCAATATGTTTCTCAAGAAGCAGCTAAGTTGTTAGGTAAGCCAATTGAAGAAACTAAGATTATCACAGCCCATGTGGGAAATGGTGTTTCAATTACTGCCGTTGATGGTGGTAAATCAGTAGACACGTCAATGGGGTTGACACCACTTGGTGGCGTTATGATGGGAACACGTACTGGGGATCTTGACCCTGCGATTATTCCATTTGTTATCGACCGTGAGCCTGAAATGGCAGATGCTGAGCGTATCCGTCACGTCTTTAATAAGGAATCAGGTCTTCTTGGTATTTCTGAAAAATCAAGTGATATGCGTGATATCATTGCTGGTAAGAATGCTGGCGATGAAAAATGTGTGTTAGCCTATAATCTTTATGTGGATCGTTTGCGTAAATACATTGCTCAATACTTCGGTGTGTTGAACGGAGCGGATGCTATCGTCTTTACAGCAGGTATTGGTGAAAACTCTGCAGAAGTTCGTGCTTCAGTCTTGGATGGTCTCACTTGGTTTGGTATTGAAGTGGATCCTGAAAAGAATGTCTTTGGACATGTAGGCGACATTACAACAGCAGAGTCAGCTGTTAAAGTATTTGTTATTCCAACAGATGAAGAGTTGGTGATTGCGCGTGATGTTGAGCGCCTTAAAACTAAATAA
- the comGE gene encoding competence type IV pilus minor pilin ComGE gives MAVLVLVSGLILNQINTNRRLMAENLHQQEVLSVATMAVQTKQDQLTLNGITVTVKRSKQGIAVYESGKEIIHVSK, from the coding sequence ATGGCTGTCTTAGTACTTGTCAGTGGTCTTATCTTGAATCAGATCAATACCAATCGTAGACTAATGGCTGAGAATCTCCATCAACAAGAGGTCTTGAGTGTGGCAACCATGGCTGTTCAGACCAAACAGGATCAGTTGACCTTAAATGGTATCACAGTGACAGTAAAACGTAGCAAGCAAGGTATCGCGGTTTATGAATCGGGAAAGGAGATTATTCATGTCTCTAAATAG
- a CDS encoding CPBP family intramembrane glutamic endopeptidase has protein sequence MNKGSILKRFLYFLLAFLILIIDQVPTIYLGVKDTRLVCLLIFVLLLMSAGALFLGKRLGLFEGFKALSSLKAWGMIGLTYLGIYIVTRIGSMVMMMEGVSNSTNQAAIENAHMNPFLLITFTVIMAPIVEELVFRGLLMGRVFTPDSIVGLIVSSLLFGLVHMPNSIGVWIIYAGMGFALGIAYRKFQKLEYCIMAHIINNSIAVSMLLLLQFLAPYIK, from the coding sequence ATGAACAAAGGGTCAATTCTCAAACGCTTTCTCTATTTTTTACTAGCTTTCCTAATACTAATTATTGATCAAGTTCCAACCATCTATTTAGGTGTCAAAGATACAAGGTTAGTCTGTCTCTTAATTTTTGTCTTGCTTCTCATGAGCGCAGGAGCTCTTTTCTTAGGAAAACGTCTTGGGCTTTTCGAAGGCTTTAAGGCACTCTCTTCCCTGAAGGCCTGGGGGATGATTGGCTTGACCTACCTAGGTATTTATATCGTTACTAGGATTGGTTCTATGGTCATGATGATGGAAGGTGTTAGTAATAGCACCAATCAGGCAGCCATAGAAAATGCCCATATGAATCCCTTCCTTCTCATAACGTTTACGGTAATTATGGCACCGATTGTGGAAGAGCTGGTTTTTCGAGGGCTCCTCATGGGACGTGTCTTTACCCCCGATTCTATTGTTGGCTTGATTGTTAGTAGTTTACTTTTTGGTCTTGTTCATATGCCGAATAGTATTGGTGTTTGGATTATATATGCAGGTATGGGGTTCGCCCTTGGGATAGCATATCGTAAGTTTCAAAAGTTAGAGTACTGTATCATGGCGCATATCATTAACAATAGTATTGCGGTTTCAATGTTGTTACTCTTGCAATTTTTAGCGCCATATATCAAATAA
- a CDS encoding DUF1033 family protein — MYQVVEMKGDLEPWWFLEGWQEDIISTKEFENFYDALKYYKKLWFAMEETLPSYISRSSVMTAFWDQEDKHWCEECDEYLQVYQSIALLDDWQEIPKEKYRPGYEKRNDLPNHAHCKIKR; from the coding sequence ATGTACCAAGTAGTTGAAATGAAAGGGGATTTGGAACCGTGGTGGTTCCTAGAAGGCTGGCAAGAGGATATCATCAGTACTAAGGAATTTGAAAATTTTTACGATGCCCTCAAGTACTATAAAAAACTTTGGTTTGCGATGGAAGAAACCTTGCCAAGTTATATCAGCCGTAGTAGTGTCATGACTGCTTTTTGGGATCAAGAGGATAAGCACTGGTGTGAGGAGTGTGATGAATACCTGCAGGTCTATCAATCAATTGCTCTTTTGGATGATTGGCAGGAAATTCCTAAGGAAAAATACCGTCCGGGATATGAAAAGCGAAATGACCTTCCAAATCATGCCCACTGTAAAATTAAACGTTAA
- the comGG gene encoding competence type IV pilus minor pilin ComGG: MLLKKQVRGGVLLYALFMAGIFTLLLHVYLERVVASSRQNQAQMTSSQSRLMAEITMDLADKEAGAFSFSQGTTTYEVKDKQVIVRVASKGQIKTYRYVKKQEKK; encoded by the coding sequence ATGCTTTTGAAAAAACAGGTTAGGGGAGGCGTTCTCCTCTACGCTCTTTTTATGGCTGGCATTTTCACACTTCTTCTTCATGTTTATCTGGAGCGGGTGGTTGCTAGCTCTAGACAAAACCAAGCGCAAATGACTTCCAGTCAAAGTCGTCTCATGGCAGAAATAACCATGGACTTGGCGGACAAGGAAGCTGGTGCTTTTAGTTTTTCTCAGGGAACTACGACCTACGAGGTTAAGGATAAACAAGTGATTGTTAGAGTTGCCAGTAAAGGCCAAATCAAGACCTATCGTTATGTGAAGAAGCAGGAGAAGAAATAG
- a CDS encoding class I SAM-dependent methyltransferase, with amino-acid sequence MNFEAIETAFELLLENVQTIENDLGTHAYDALIEQNSYYLGAEVANEVIIKNNEKLRALDLSKEEWRRAFQFLFIKLGQLEALQANHQFTPDAIGFIILYLLEGLTKDDQLDILEIGSGTGNLAETLLNNSQKTLNYMGMEVDDLLIDLSASIADVVNSSAVYIQEDAVRPHILKESDVIISDLPVGYYPNDEIASRFKVAATGEHTYAHHLLMEQSLKYLKKDGIAILLAPTNLLTSPQSDLLKKWLSGYADIIAVITLPEAAFGNKHNMKSIFVLKKQTENAPETFVYPLSDLQNPEILKDFTDNFQKWKSDNSIF; translated from the coding sequence ATGAATTTTGAAGCAATTGAGACAGCTTTTGAGCTGTTGTTAGAAAATGTCCAAACCATTGAAAATGATCTTGGAACCCATGCTTACGATGCACTTATTGAGCAAAATTCCTATTATTTGGGGGCTGAGGTAGCTAATGAAGTCATCATCAAAAACAACGAGAAATTACGTGCTCTTGATCTAAGTAAAGAGGAGTGGCGTCGTGCTTTTCAGTTCTTGTTTATCAAACTAGGGCAATTGGAAGCTTTACAAGCCAATCACCAATTTACACCAGATGCTATTGGATTTATCATTCTTTACCTACTCGAAGGTTTGACCAAGGACGACCAATTAGATATTTTAGAGATTGGTTCAGGGACAGGAAACTTAGCTGAAACCCTTCTAAATAATAGTCAGAAAACCCTTAATTATATGGGAATGGAAGTTGACGATCTCCTTATCGATTTGTCAGCTAGTATTGCTGATGTGGTGAATTCAAGTGCAGTTTACATCCAAGAAGATGCTGTTCGACCACACATTCTCAAAGAGAGTGATGTTATTATCAGTGACCTACCTGTTGGATATTACCCAAATGATGAGATTGCGAGTCGTTTCAAGGTTGCAGCAACTGGTGAACACACCTATGCCCATCACCTTCTCATGGAGCAATCACTCAAGTACCTGAAGAAAGATGGTATTGCTATTCTTTTGGCACCAACTAATCTTTTGACAAGCCCACAAAGTGACTTGCTTAAGAAATGGCTATCAGGATATGCTGATATTATTGCCGTTATCACTCTTCCAGAAGCAGCTTTTGGCAATAAACATAACATGAAGTCTATCTTCGTGCTTAAAAAACAAACTGAAAATGCTCCAGAGACCTTCGTTTATCCACTTAGCGATTTGCAAAACCCAGAGATCCTCAAGGATTTCACAGATAATTTCCAAAAATGGAAATCAGATAATTCCATTTTCTAG
- the comGC gene encoding competence type IV pilus major pilin ComGC gives MKKLNAVKLRAFTLIEMLVVLLIISILLLLFVPNLSKQKDSVKETGNAAVVKVVDSQAELYEMKNNKTASLAALVSEGQITQKQADSYNDYYAKHGGESRSVAN, from the coding sequence TTGAAAAAATTGAATGCCGTTAAACTACGAGCTTTTACACTGATTGAAATGCTGGTCGTGCTTCTCATTATCAGTATTCTCCTTTTGCTCTTTGTACCTAACTTGAGCAAGCAGAAGGATTCTGTTAAAGAGACTGGAAATGCGGCTGTGGTCAAGGTCGTGGATTCTCAAGCAGAACTTTATGAAATGAAGAATAATAAGACAGCTAGCTTAGCTGCTCTTGTTTCAGAAGGTCAAATCACGCAAAAACAGGCAGATTCATACAATGATTATTATGCGAAACATGGTGGCGAAAGCCGCTCAGTGGCCAATTAG
- the comGA gene encoding competence type IV pilus ATPase ComGA, whose translation MVTEFAKEMIKNADSCGAQDIYVIPRQDNYELYMRVGQERRLIDVYRPDFMASLIGHFKFVAGMMVGEKRRSQLGSCDYDCGDGQRVSLRLSTVGDYRGLESLVIRVLHSERRELVYWNQGIQPIMDALDYRGLYLFAGPVGSGKTTLMHELVQERFKGQQVISIEDPVEIKQDNVLQLQVNQAIDMTYDNLIKLSLRHRPDVLIIGEIRDKETARAVIRASLTGVTVLSTIHAKSVAGVYERLLDLGVDKSELDNALQGIAYMRLIKGGGVIDFASENFQSHSSTSWNQQLEGLVKQGYLTEGDIQGEKIKD comes from the coding sequence ATGGTAACAGAATTTGCTAAGGAAATGATCAAAAATGCTGATAGTTGTGGGGCTCAAGACATCTATGTCATTCCACGTCAGGATAATTACGAGCTCTATATGCGAGTTGGCCAGGAGAGGAGATTAATTGATGTATATCGGCCTGATTTCATGGCTAGTCTTATTGGTCACTTTAAATTTGTAGCGGGAATGATGGTGGGTGAGAAGCGTAGGAGTCAACTAGGTTCCTGTGACTATGATTGTGGTGATGGTCAAAGAGTTTCTCTGCGTTTGTCTACCGTTGGGGATTATCGTGGCTTAGAAAGTTTAGTTATTCGTGTTCTACATTCCGAACGTCGAGAATTAGTGTACTGGAATCAAGGAATCCAGCCTATTATGGATGCTTTGGATTATCGTGGATTATATCTCTTTGCAGGTCCCGTTGGTTCTGGAAAGACTACGCTTATGCATGAGTTGGTTCAGGAGCGTTTTAAGGGGCAGCAGGTGATTTCGATTGAGGATCCTGTGGAAATTAAACAGGATAATGTTTTGCAACTTCAGGTGAATCAAGCAATTGACATGACCTATGATAATTTGATTAAGCTATCACTGCGTCACCGCCCGGATGTTTTGATTATTGGAGAAATTCGAGATAAGGAGACTGCTCGAGCGGTTATTAGAGCTAGTCTGACGGGAGTGACTGTTCTTTCAACTATTCACGCAAAGAGTGTGGCAGGTGTTTATGAGCGTCTTCTGGACCTTGGTGTAGATAAGTCTGAGTTGGATAATGCCCTTCAAGGGATTGCCTACATGCGTCTGATTAAGGGAGGAGGTGTGATTGATTTTGCCAGTGAAAATTTCCAAAGTCATTCGTCAACCAGTTGGAACCAGCAGTTGGAAGGCTTGGTTAAACAAGGATATCTCACTGAAGGGGATATCCAAGGGGAAAAAATTAAAGATTAA
- a CDS encoding helix-turn-helix transcriptional regulator, with the protein METKIQELRKANKISQAELADEMGVTRQTIISLEKGRYNASLELAFKIARYFGKTIEEVFIFEED; encoded by the coding sequence ATGGAAACAAAAATTCAGGAACTTCGCAAGGCTAATAAGATTAGTCAGGCAGAGTTAGCAGATGAAATGGGAGTCACGAGACAGACCATCATTTCACTCGAAAAAGGTCGCTATAATGCGTCGTTGGAACTAGCTTTTAAAATTGCTAGATATTTTGGAAAGACTATTGAAGAAGTCTTTATTTTTGAGGAAGATTAA